A single Pseudomonas brassicacearum DNA region contains:
- a CDS encoding dodecin — translation MTDHHTYKKVELVGSSPTSIEDAINNALAEASKSLKLLEWFEVTETRGHIENGRAAHFQVTIKVGFRIANS, via the coding sequence ATGACTGATCATCACACCTACAAAAAAGTCGAGCTGGTCGGCTCCTCTCCCACCAGCATAGAAGACGCCATCAACAACGCCCTGGCCGAGGCCAGCAAAAGCCTCAAGCTCCTGGAGTGGTTCGAAGTCACGGAAACCCGTGGTCACATCGAAAATGGCCGGGCCGCGCACTTCCAAGTGACCATCAAGGTCGGCTTCCGGATTGCCAATAGCTGA
- a CDS encoding rubredoxin encodes MKKWQCIVCGLIYNEADGWPDDGIAPGTRWEDVPADWLCPDCGVGKMDFEMIEIN; translated from the coding sequence ATGAAGAAGTGGCAATGTATCGTCTGCGGCCTGATCTACAACGAAGCTGACGGCTGGCCTGACGATGGCATCGCGCCCGGCACTCGCTGGGAGGACGTACCGGCAGACTGGCTGTGCCCGGACTGTGGCGTCGGCAAAATGGATTTCGAAATGATCGAAATCAACTGA
- a CDS encoding HU family DNA-binding protein — MRKPELAAAIAEKADLTKEQANRVLNAVLEEITGALHRKDSVTLVGFGTFLQRHRGARTGKNPQTGEPVKIKASNTVAFKPGKFLKDSVNP; from the coding sequence ATGCGTAAACCAGAACTCGCCGCCGCTATCGCGGAAAAAGCAGACCTCACCAAAGAACAAGCCAACCGCGTCCTCAACGCCGTCCTCGAAGAAATCACCGGCGCCCTGCACCGCAAGGACAGCGTCACCTTGGTGGGCTTCGGCACTTTCCTGCAACGCCACCGCGGCGCCCGCACCGGCAAAAACCCACAGACCGGTGAGCCGGTGAAGATCAAGGCCAGCAACACCGTTGCCTTCAAACCAGGCAAGTTCTTGAAAGACAGCGTCAACCCATAA
- a CDS encoding DUF883 family protein has protein sequence MASNSLRKASLQSMEAEIESLLKSLESLKDDASDESRKTLKSLKANAENALKHSRHLLSDAYEEVKVKTRETGIATRDYAQEHPWTTAGVAVGALGLLAAYLLCKRGD, from the coding sequence ATGGCCAGCAATTCGTTACGCAAAGCCTCGTTGCAAAGCATGGAAGCGGAGATCGAGAGTCTGCTCAAGTCGTTGGAAAGCCTGAAGGACGACGCTTCGGACGAGTCGCGTAAGACCCTCAAGTCGCTCAAGGCCAATGCCGAGAACGCGCTGAAACATTCTCGCCATCTGCTCAGTGACGCGTATGAAGAGGTCAAGGTGAAAACCCGTGAAACCGGGATCGCCACCCGCGACTACGCGCAGGAACACCCATGGACCACGGCCGGTGTCGCGGTCGGTGCGCTTGGTTTGCTGGCTGCTTACTTGCTGTGCAAACGCGGTGACTGA
- a CDS encoding chorismate--pyruvate lyase family protein: MPHTNSIFPTLQWLPQPLLSPRPDAGVLDWLFDEGSLTRRLTRLSDGHFSVTPLFEGWQPLRADECAALDLAEGSEGWVREVYLRGHDQPWVFARSVAARSALQGDGLQMDELGSRSLGELLFCDQAFQRRAIEVCHYPEAGLPEEVRASGLWGRRSRFDRGALSVLVAEIFLPRLWTVARAYSESF; this comes from the coding sequence GTGCCGCATACAAATTCGATATTTCCTACACTCCAATGGCTGCCCCAGCCCCTGCTGTCGCCTCGCCCCGATGCGGGTGTCCTCGACTGGCTGTTCGACGAAGGCTCCCTGACCCGGCGCCTCACGCGCCTGTCGGACGGCCATTTCAGCGTGACGCCGTTGTTCGAAGGCTGGCAACCATTGCGCGCCGACGAATGCGCCGCCCTGGACCTGGCCGAGGGCAGCGAGGGCTGGGTACGCGAGGTGTATCTGCGCGGCCATGACCAGCCGTGGGTGTTCGCCCGCAGTGTGGCGGCGCGCAGCGCCTTGCAGGGTGACGGCTTGCAGATGGACGAACTGGGCAGCCGTTCCCTGGGGGAGTTGCTGTTTTGCGACCAGGCGTTCCAGCGCCGAGCCATCGAAGTTTGCCATTACCCCGAGGCCGGGTTGCCGGAAGAAGTGCGCGCCAGCGGGCTGTGGGGTCGCCGTTCACGCTTCGATCGCGGTGCGTTGAGCGTGCTGGTGGCGGAAATTTTCCTGCCGCGCCTGTGGACCGTCGCCCGCGCCTATTCGGAGAGTTTTTGA
- a CDS encoding DUF1161 domain-containing protein — translation MKNLMVALGLLSLAGGAFAAGKPCEELKSEIAAKLDAKGVSGYSLEIVDKGAAADGKVVGTCEGGTKEIVYKRG, via the coding sequence ATGAAAAATTTGATGGTAGCCCTGGGTTTGCTAAGCCTTGCCGGTGGCGCGTTTGCGGCCGGCAAGCCCTGCGAAGAGCTGAAAAGCGAAATCGCAGCGAAGTTGGACGCCAAGGGAGTGTCAGGGTATTCGCTGGAAATCGTCGATAAAGGCGCAGCGGCTGACGGAAAAGTCGTAGGCACCTGTGAGGGCGGTACAAAGGAAATCGTCTACAAACGCGGCTGA
- the trpB gene encoding tryptophan synthase subunit beta, with protein sequence MTQSTTPLNLRSGPDANGLFGAFGGRYVAETLMPLILDLAREYELAKEDPAFIEELAYFQRDYVGRPSPLYFAERLTEYCGGAKIYLKREELNHTGAHKINNCIGQILLARRMGKKRIIAETGAGMHGVATATVAARFGLDCVIYMGTTDIERQQANVFRMKLLGAEVIPVVAGTGTLKDAMNEALRDWVTNVDSTFYLIGTVAGPHPYPAMVRDFQAVIGKETREQLQAQEGRLPDSLVACIGGGSNAMGLFHPFLDDKSVEIIGVEAAGYGIETGKHAASLNGGVPGVLHGNRTFLLQDDDGQIIDAHSISAGLDYPGIGPEHAWLHDIGRVQYTSVTDAEALEAFHKCCRLEGIIPALESAHALAEVFKRAPNLPKDHLMVVNLSGRGDKDMQTVMHHMEQSQQEKH encoded by the coding sequence ATGACCCAGTCTACGACCCCTTTAAACCTGCGCAGCGGCCCCGATGCCAACGGCCTGTTCGGTGCGTTCGGCGGCCGCTATGTGGCCGAAACCCTGATGCCGCTGATCCTCGATCTGGCTCGCGAATACGAATTGGCGAAGGAAGATCCGGCATTCATTGAGGAATTGGCCTACTTCCAGCGTGACTATGTCGGTCGTCCGAGCCCGCTGTACTTCGCCGAGCGCCTGACCGAATACTGCGGCGGCGCCAAGATCTACCTCAAGCGTGAAGAGCTGAACCACACCGGCGCGCACAAGATCAATAACTGCATCGGCCAGATCCTGTTGGCGCGGCGCATGGGCAAGAAACGCATCATCGCCGAGACCGGCGCTGGCATGCACGGCGTGGCCACCGCCACCGTGGCCGCGCGTTTTGGCCTCGATTGCGTGATCTACATGGGCACTACCGACATTGAGCGGCAGCAGGCCAACGTGTTCCGCATGAAACTGCTGGGCGCCGAAGTTATCCCGGTGGTCGCGGGCACCGGTACCCTGAAAGATGCAATGAACGAGGCCCTGCGCGACTGGGTCACCAACGTCGACAGCACGTTCTACCTGATCGGCACTGTGGCTGGCCCGCATCCGTATCCGGCGATGGTGCGCGACTTCCAAGCCGTGATCGGCAAGGAAACCCGCGAGCAACTGCAAGCCCAGGAAGGTCGCCTGCCGGACAGCCTGGTGGCGTGCATCGGCGGCGGCTCCAACGCCATGGGCCTGTTCCACCCGTTCCTGGACGACAAGAGCGTCGAGATCATCGGCGTCGAAGCCGCCGGTTATGGCATCGAGACCGGTAAGCATGCGGCGAGCCTGAACGGCGGCGTCCCCGGTGTACTGCACGGCAACCGCACCTTCCTGTTGCAGGACGATGACGGTCAGATCATCGACGCCCATTCGATTTCGGCGGGTCTCGACTACCCCGGCATCGGTCCGGAACACGCCTGGTTGCACGATATTGGTCGCGTCCAGTACACCTCGGTGACCGACGCCGAAGCTCTGGAAGCCTTTCACAAATGCTGCCGCCTGGAAGGGATCATTCCTGCATTGGAAAGCGCCCATGCCCTGGCGGAAGTGTTCAAACGCGCACCCAACCTGCCGAAAGATCACCTGATGGTGGTCAACCTGTCCGGCCGTGGCGACAAAGACATGCAAACCGTGATGCACCACATGGAACAGTCCCAGCAGGAGAAACACTGA
- a CDS encoding aminopeptidase — protein sequence MIRPRSSHRLLDRVFQILFPSLLLLLLNGCTSAAYYSQLVGGQLRLLQAREPVDQVIADPARDAQLKAHLTQAREARTFASDHLHLPDNKSYRLYADIGRPFVVWNVFTTPEFSLAPQNHCFPIAGCVAYRGYYSQGAARGEAALRRLQGMDVSIGGVEAYSTLGWFNDPILSSMMHWGDERLATLIFHELAHQRFYVKDDTEFNESFATFVEQEGSRQWRASRGLAPDNGKRVRQRDQFIQLILDTRQRLETLYAQPLTAEQMRQRKAAEFERLRTDYEQLRDTQWAGDKRYDAWVYAPLNNARLLPFGLYDQWVPAFAALFKHKGGDWIGFYAAVEKLGKLPIDERKAALKALAAPKTSAD from the coding sequence TTGATCAGGCCGCGTTCAAGCCATCGGTTACTCGACCGTGTTTTCCAGATTTTGTTTCCAAGTCTCCTGCTTTTGTTACTGAACGGTTGCACAAGCGCCGCTTATTACAGCCAGCTCGTCGGTGGGCAACTGCGGTTGTTGCAGGCCCGAGAGCCTGTCGACCAGGTCATCGCCGACCCTGCTCGCGATGCCCAACTGAAAGCGCACCTGACCCAGGCGCGCGAGGCACGGACGTTCGCCAGTGATCACCTGCATTTGCCGGACAACAAAAGCTATCGCCTGTATGCCGACATTGGCCGCCCGTTCGTAGTCTGGAATGTCTTCACCACGCCAGAGTTTTCCCTGGCGCCGCAAAATCATTGTTTCCCCATTGCCGGTTGCGTGGCTTATCGCGGTTACTACAGTCAGGGCGCAGCCCGTGGCGAAGCCGCATTGCGGCGTTTGCAGGGCATGGACGTGTCGATCGGTGGTGTAGAGGCCTATTCGACACTGGGCTGGTTCAACGATCCGATCCTGAGTTCGATGATGCATTGGGGCGACGAACGCCTGGCGACGCTGATTTTCCATGAACTGGCGCACCAGCGCTTTTATGTAAAGGACGACACAGAATTCAATGAGTCCTTCGCCACCTTCGTCGAGCAGGAAGGCAGCCGGCAATGGCGCGCCAGTCGAGGCCTGGCGCCGGATAACGGTAAACGGGTACGCCAGCGTGACCAATTCATCCAATTGATTCTCGACACCCGCCAGCGCCTGGAAACCCTCTATGCCCAACCCCTGACAGCTGAACAGATGCGCCAACGCAAAGCTGCGGAATTCGAACGCCTGCGCACCGACTATGAGCAGTTGCGCGACACTCAATGGGCAGGCGACAAACGCTACGATGCCTGGGTCTATGCCCCTCTGAACAATGCGCGATTGCTGCCGTTCGGGCTGTATGACCAGTGGGTGCCGGCGTTTGCGGCGCTGTTCAAGCACAAGGGCGGCGATTGGATTGGGTTTTATGCGGCGGTGGAAAAGCTCGGCAAATTGCCGATCGACGAGCGAAAGGCGGCCTTGAAGGCGTTGGCAGCGCCGAAGACCTCTGCGGATTAG
- the trpA gene encoding tryptophan synthase subunit alpha, whose amino-acid sequence MSRLQTRFAELKEQNRAALVTFVTAGDPDYDTSLAILKGLPAAGADVIELGMPFTDPMADGPAIQLANIRALGAQQNLAKTLQMVREFRKDNSETPLVLMGYFNPIHRYGVQRFIGEALESGVDGLIVVDMPPEHNSELCEPAQAAGLDFIRLTTPTTDDVRLPTVLNGSSGFVYYVSVAGVTGAGAATLEHVEEAVARLRRHTDLPISIGFGIRTPEQAAAIARLADGVVVGSALIDHIANADTSEQAIDGVLSLCAALADGVRKARLG is encoded by the coding sequence ATGAGCCGCCTGCAAACCCGTTTTGCCGAACTCAAGGAACAGAACCGCGCCGCCCTGGTGACTTTTGTCACGGCTGGCGACCCGGACTACGACACCTCCCTGGCAATCCTCAAGGGCCTGCCAGCGGCCGGTGCCGACGTGATCGAGTTGGGCATGCCGTTCACCGATCCGATGGCCGACGGCCCGGCGATCCAATTGGCGAATATTCGTGCCTTGGGCGCCCAGCAGAACCTGGCGAAAACCCTGCAGATGGTTCGTGAGTTCCGCAAGGACAACAGCGAGACACCGCTGGTGCTGATGGGGTACTTCAACCCGATCCACCGTTATGGCGTGCAGCGTTTCATCGGCGAGGCGCTGGAATCTGGTGTCGATGGCCTGATCGTTGTGGACATGCCGCCCGAGCACAACAGCGAACTGTGCGAACCGGCCCAGGCAGCCGGCCTGGATTTTATCCGCCTGACCACGCCAACCACAGACGACGTGCGTTTGCCGACGGTGCTCAACGGCAGTTCGGGCTTTGTGTACTACGTGTCGGTGGCGGGTGTGACCGGTGCCGGTGCCGCGACACTGGAGCACGTGGAAGAAGCCGTGGCACGCCTGCGTCGCCACACCGATTTGCCGATCAGCATTGGTTTCGGTATCCGTACGCCGGAGCAGGCGGCGGCCATCGCACGATTGGCTGATGGAGTGGTGGTTGGCTCGGCGCTGATCGACCATATCGCCAATGCCGATACATCGGAACAGGCGATTGATGGCGTGTTGAGCTTGTGTGCCGCCCTGGCTGATGGTGTGCGAAAGGCGCGTCTGGGCTGA
- a CDS encoding LLM class flavin-dependent oxidoreductase: MKQLSEVKFSTLDLVPVRADGNAAQSLRNSLDLAQHVEKYGYTRFWVAEHHNMDGIASSATAVLLGYLAGGTSTIRVGSGGVMLPNHAPLIIAEQFGTLESLYPGRIDLGLGRAPGSDQMTARALRRERSGSADDFPEDVAELMRYLGPRTPDQRIIAMPGTGTNVPVWLLGSSLFSAQLAGERGLPYAFASHFAPRYMHEAIRIYRNHFKPSAVLDKPYVMLGVPLVAADTDEQADYLATSVYQRILALMRGQSLVQRPPVETMNGLWLPHEKEAVGDFLGLAMVGGPQKIRAKLEVLIEQTQADELIFTSDLYEHADRLHSYELLAQVMKG, encoded by the coding sequence ATGAAACAGCTGTCCGAAGTGAAATTCTCAACCCTCGACCTGGTGCCTGTCCGCGCCGATGGCAATGCCGCCCAGTCCTTGCGCAACTCGCTGGACCTGGCGCAGCACGTGGAAAAATACGGTTACACCCGCTTCTGGGTGGCCGAGCACCACAACATGGACGGTATCGCCAGCTCCGCGACGGCGGTGCTGCTGGGGTATCTGGCGGGGGGAACTTCGACCATTCGTGTCGGCTCCGGCGGGGTCATGTTGCCCAATCACGCGCCGTTGATCATCGCCGAACAGTTCGGCACGCTGGAAAGCCTCTACCCGGGTCGGATCGACCTGGGGTTGGGGCGTGCGCCCGGTTCCGACCAGATGACCGCCCGGGCGCTGCGTCGTGAGCGCTCCGGCAGCGCGGACGATTTCCCTGAAGACGTGGCCGAACTGATGCGCTATTTGGGCCCGCGCACCCCGGACCAACGCATTATTGCCATGCCCGGCACCGGCACCAACGTGCCGGTGTGGTTGCTGGGGTCGAGCCTGTTCAGTGCACAACTGGCCGGTGAGCGCGGTTTGCCTTACGCGTTCGCCTCCCATTTCGCACCGCGCTACATGCACGAGGCAATTCGTATCTACCGCAACCACTTCAAGCCGTCGGCAGTGCTCGACAAGCCTTATGTGATGCTCGGTGTGCCGCTGGTGGCGGCAGACACGGATGAACAGGCCGATTACCTGGCGACGTCGGTGTATCAGCGGATCCTGGCGCTGATGCGCGGCCAGAGCCTGGTGCAGCGTCCACCGGTGGAAACCATGAACGGCCTCTGGTTACCCCACGAGAAAGAAGCGGTGGGTGATTTCCTTGGCCTGGCCATGGTCGGCGGCCCGCAGAAGATTCGCGCCAAGCTGGAGGTACTGATCGAGCAAACCCAGGCCGATGAGCTGATTTTTACCAGCGACCTGTATGAACACGCTGATCGCCTGCACTCGTATGAGTTGCTGGCGCAGGTCATGAAGGGCTGA
- a CDS encoding DUF1161 domain-containing protein produces the protein MKRSALVVIGCAFAASALADPKPCEELKAEIEAKIQANNVPSYTLEIVTNDEVHDENMVVGSCENGTKKIIYQKNDS, from the coding sequence ATGAAACGATCAGCCCTGGTGGTCATCGGCTGTGCATTCGCTGCATCAGCCCTTGCAGACCCCAAACCCTGCGAAGAGCTGAAAGCGGAAATCGAAGCGAAGATCCAGGCCAATAACGTGCCTTCCTACACATTGGAAATCGTGACCAATGATGAAGTGCACGACGAAAATATGGTCGTGGGCAGTTGCGAAAACGGCACCAAAAAGATCATCTACCAGAAGAACGACAGCTAA
- a CDS encoding OsmC family protein, translating into MAIIKKASAHWEGDLKTGIGSISTETGVLREAPYGFKARFEGGKGTNPEELIGAAHAGCFSMAFSMILGDAGLKADSIDTNAEVTLDQVDGGFAITAVKLVLKAKIPGASQAQFDELSKKAKEGCPVSKVLNAQITLDATLVN; encoded by the coding sequence ATGGCTATCATCAAGAAAGCATCGGCTCATTGGGAAGGTGACCTGAAAACTGGTATCGGCTCCATTTCCACGGAAACCGGTGTGTTGCGCGAAGCGCCCTATGGCTTCAAGGCGCGCTTCGAAGGCGGCAAGGGCACCAACCCGGAGGAACTGATTGGCGCGGCCCATGCCGGCTGTTTTTCCATGGCCTTTTCGATGATCCTCGGCGATGCCGGGCTCAAGGCCGACAGCATCGACACCAACGCTGAAGTGACCCTGGACCAGGTCGATGGCGGTTTCGCGATCACGGCAGTCAAGTTGGTACTCAAGGCGAAAATTCCCGGCGCCAGCCAGGCGCAATTCGACGAACTGAGCAAGAAGGCCAAGGAAGGGTGTCCGGTTTCCAAGGTGCTGAACGCCCAGATCACCCTGGATGCGACGCTGGTGAACTGA
- a CDS encoding LysR family transcriptional regulator, whose product MSHDLPPLNALRAFEATARLNSVSQAAEQLHVTHGAVSRQLKVLEEHLGVSLFIKDGRGLKLTDAGMRLRDASTDAFERLRSVCAELTQSTADAPFVLGCSGSLLARWFIPRLGRLNADLPDLRLHLSAGEGDLDPRRPGLDALLVFAEPPWPADMQVYELVSEQIGPVMSPHYAGFARLQAAPASALLDESLLHTTSRPQAWPTWAQQNDLDPRALKFGQGFEHLYYLLEAAVAGLGVAIAPEPLVAEDVRAGRLVAPWGFDETAARLALWLPKRAADGRARQLAQWLKHELSQPAQSPRLHSK is encoded by the coding sequence ATGAGCCACGACCTTCCCCCCCTCAATGCCTTGCGCGCCTTCGAGGCCACCGCCCGCCTGAACAGCGTAAGCCAGGCGGCCGAACAGCTGCACGTCACCCACGGTGCCGTGAGCCGACAGTTGAAGGTGCTTGAAGAGCATTTGGGTGTCAGCCTGTTCATCAAGGATGGACGCGGCTTGAAACTCACAGATGCCGGCATGCGTCTGCGCGATGCCAGCACTGACGCGTTCGAGCGGTTACGCAGCGTGTGCGCAGAACTGACGCAAAGCACGGCAGATGCCCCGTTCGTCCTGGGCTGCTCGGGAAGCCTGCTGGCGCGCTGGTTTATTCCCCGCCTGGGCAGGCTCAATGCCGACCTGCCGGATTTGCGCCTGCACCTGTCCGCTGGCGAGGGTGACCTGGACCCCAGGCGACCAGGACTGGATGCCTTGCTGGTATTCGCCGAGCCGCCCTGGCCGGCCGACATGCAGGTGTATGAACTGGTGAGCGAGCAGATCGGCCCGGTCATGAGTCCGCACTACGCCGGATTCGCCCGCTTGCAGGCTGCACCGGCCAGCGCGCTGCTGGATGAATCGTTGCTGCATACCACGTCCCGCCCACAGGCCTGGCCGACCTGGGCACAGCAAAACGACCTTGACCCTCGGGCATTGAAGTTCGGGCAAGGATTCGAGCATCTGTATTATTTGCTGGAGGCCGCCGTAGCGGGGCTCGGCGTGGCGATCGCACCCGAGCCGTTGGTGGCCGAGGATGTGCGCGCAGGTCGCCTGGTCGCGCCGTGGGGGTTCGATGAAACGGCGGCGCGGCTGGCGTTATGGCTACCCAAGCGCGCCGCAGACGGGCGCGCTCGACAATTGGCCCAGTGGCTCAAGCATGAGCTGAGCCAACCGGCTCAGTCACCGCGTTTGCACAGCAAGTAA
- a CDS encoding NAD(P)/FAD-dependent oxidoreductase: MSAPVVIVGTGLAGYNLAREFRKLDSETPLLLITADDGRSYSKPMLSTGFGKNKDADGLSMAEPGAMAEQLKAQVRTHTRISGIDPGHKRLWIGEEAVSYRDLILAWGAETVRVPVQGDAAELIFPINDLEDYARFRAAAAGKRRVLLLGAGLIGCEFANDLSLGGYEVQLVAPCEQVMPTLLHPAAAAAVQAGLESLGARFHLGPVLNRLQKVADGLEAHLSDGQVIACDLVVSAIGLRPRIDLAAAAGLVVNRGVVVDRQLKTSHANIYALGDCAEVDGLNLLYVMPLMSCARALAQTLAGNPTAVSYGAMPITVKTPVCPLVVSPPPRGSEGVWSVEGQGADIKALCRDAQGNLLGYALTGTAVMEKLALNKELPPLLA, encoded by the coding sequence ATGAGCGCACCTGTCGTCATCGTCGGTACGGGCCTGGCCGGTTATAACCTGGCCCGGGAGTTTCGCAAGCTCGACAGCGAAACCCCGTTGCTGCTGATCACCGCGGACGACGGGCGCTCGTATTCCAAGCCGATGCTCTCCACAGGCTTTGGAAAAAACAAGGATGCCGACGGCCTGAGCATGGCCGAACCGGGGGCCATGGCCGAGCAACTCAAGGCCCAAGTACGCACCCACACCCGCATCAGCGGCATCGATCCGGGCCACAAGCGGCTGTGGATCGGCGAAGAGGCGGTGAGCTACCGTGACCTGATCCTGGCCTGGGGCGCCGAAACCGTGCGCGTGCCGGTGCAGGGCGATGCGGCGGAGCTGATTTTTCCGATCAACGACTTGGAAGACTACGCACGCTTCAGGGCCGCGGCCGCTGGCAAGCGTCGGGTGTTGTTGCTCGGCGCTGGCCTGATTGGTTGTGAGTTCGCTAACGACCTGAGCCTGGGTGGCTACGAAGTGCAACTGGTGGCGCCGTGCGAGCAAGTCATGCCGACGCTGCTGCACCCGGCCGCTGCCGCAGCGGTCCAGGCCGGGCTGGAAAGCCTCGGCGCGCGTTTCCACCTGGGCCCCGTGCTCAACCGTTTGCAGAAGGTCGCCGACGGGCTGGAGGCGCACCTGTCCGACGGCCAGGTGATTGCCTGTGACCTGGTAGTCTCGGCCATCGGCTTGCGCCCACGCATCGACCTGGCGGCCGCCGCCGGTCTGGTGGTCAACCGTGGCGTTGTGGTCGACCGTCAGTTGAAAACTTCCCACGCCAACATCTACGCCCTGGGTGACTGCGCCGAGGTCGACGGCTTGAACCTGCTGTATGTCATGCCGCTGATGAGCTGCGCCCGGGCCCTGGCCCAGACCCTGGCCGGCAACCCGACGGCCGTCAGCTACGGCGCCATGCCGATTACCGTAAAAACCCCGGTGTGCCCACTGGTGGTGTCGCCACCACCGCGAGGCAGCGAGGGTGTGTGGAGCGTCGAAGGGCAGGGTGCGGACATCAAGGCGTTATGCCGCGACGCTCAAGGCAACCTGCTGGGCTACGCGCTGACAGGCACGGCGGTGATGGAGAAACTGGCGCTGAACAAGGAACTTCCACCCTTGCTGGCGTAA